The genomic stretch CCTTTCATCAATGATTTATCTAAATTGATGAAAGGCTTAGTATTTTCGTGTGATACAGGCGGATGATTTTCTTTTCGATGGTACCCTTGGCAATCAGGTGGTAGATCGTTACCGGACGGGTTTGGCCGATCCGGTTTGAGGCTTGATTATGCACAAAATTGACTGTTAATAGGCTCTTATGTCATAATTCCGTGGAAAAATGCGAAGAGATCGGAAATATGTGCTGACGAGTACAATAGTAATTTCATGATAAATAGTTGATTACTACTAGATGAAATACGTAAGATATATTCTTTTTAGATTATAAAAATACTTTATGAACCTTATTATATATAAGGTTTCTATAAGGTTTCTATAAGGTATCTATAAGGTTTATGATGGTATTCATTAGGTAGTGATCAATTTGTAATAAATGTCTTATCCTAAAAAAGTTGACTTGTTCAACAAGTAAACTTATGTCAGTAGCAACAAAATCCAGTGGTTTGTCTCGCCACACGATCGAAGAAAAAATAGAGGCAGTGCGTCAACGAATTTTTCAAGAGAGTAGTTTCCGAGAACTCCAGGAACGTCACGGGATCTGTAGCGCGACGTTAAGCGTTTGGATCAAGAAATATAAAGCTGAAGTTCTTCGTCGTTTCCCGGTAAAAGACTTACCTTTATACGTTCTTAAATACCAGGAAACCATGACCACGGAAGAAGAAAATGAACTCACTCGCCTTCGCCGCGAGAACGAGGACTTGAAATTACTACACGAGGCGAACCTGCTGATGATCGACATGGCCAAGGAGCGTTTCGGCATCGATATAAAAAAAAACTACGAGGAGATGTTATCCGGCGGGTGCTTGAAGGAAGTGCCCGGCGTAAAGGGCAACGACGAGTAGCCTTGTTGTGCGGTCACTTCGGCTACAGCAAGCAGGCCTACTACCGCGGGCAGCGGGCTGGCGACAAACTGGAGAGGGAGTGTTACCTTCTATCGCTCGTCCGGGACATACGCGAGGACATGCCAAACCTCGGCGGGGTGAAACTATGGAAGAAGCTAAATTCCAGCGGTGTCCAGGTCGGGCGTGACGAGCTTTACCGCTTGCTTCGCGCTCACGACTTGATGGTCAAGCACGAGAAAAGGCGAGTGGTAACGACGGATTCCAGCGGGTGGTTCCGGCAGTTCCCAAACCTGGTGAAAGGGCTGGAGATCAAGCGCCACAACCAGGTTTGGGTCAGTGATATCACTTACGTGGACACGCTCTCGGGGTTCGTCTTTCTCTCCCTGGTGACGGATGCCTACTCCCGCCGGATCATGGGGTGGTTCGTGCACGACAAGTTAAACACGGAAGGACCGTTGAACGCCTTGTACAGGGCCTTCTTGCAGGTCAGGGCAAGCGAGATCGAGGGCACGATACATCACTCGGACAGGGGCGTGCAGTATTGTAGTTACCAGTACAACACAACGCTGGGGATGAAGCGGATGAACACGAGCATGACCCAGGACGGATCTCCGTACGATAACGCTATCGCGGAGAGGGTGAACGGGATTCTCAAGAGGGAGTGGCTGGAACAGGAGGTTTTCGTGAACATCGAACAGGTCAGGGTGAGGGTGGAGAAGGTCGTCGCGTTGTACAACGGGCAGAGACCGCACTTCTCTATAGGGCTGAACACGCCTGATTCGATTTACCGGGACTTGACCGGAAAGTTCGCCTTCCACATGTACTAGTCCAGGAAGGAATTCCCGGTTTTTCGCTACGCGAACGGTTGGCTCATGCCCGTGGAAGGCAGCCAACCGAAGATATTAGGAAAATTTAGTACCCGAATTTATAGGGTGTTTTATTTATATGTCGTATCTTTGATACATTGTTAGGGTGTTTGTTAAAATTTTTGTTTAATCCGAGTCAACCATTTTCAGGAAAGTACAAAAGAATTTAGATATTAATTGGGATTATTTATCATCAAGAGTATGCTCCACACTTGCTGTTCCTTGACTTGAACGAGTAACAGGAATCAACCTTGAAATTGTTTTTTGATACAGAACTTAAAAGAGTGAGCTGGAGCTTTAGAATGCAATTTGTGTAGAAAAAGTATAAATATTGGATCGTTTTTGTCAGATGGTTGATAATTGTGTTATCTTTGATTGACTTGCTGTAGGAATCAAGTTTAAGATGCGTGTGAAATTTATACTTTTTAGATGAAATTATTAGTTAATCTATGTTCGTATTTGGGATATGGAATGTTGTGGGGAGTTAGTTTTCTGCCTCTACCCGTGATGTATTTGATGACGGACGTGTTGTTCGTTATTTTGTTTTATGGTGTTCATTATCGTCGGAAAGTGGTCGATATGAATTTGCGGAATTCTTTCCCGGAGAAGAGCGAGGAGGAACGAAAGCGGATTGCCCGGAAGTATTATCGCCATTTGTGTGATACTTTTGCCGAGTTTTATAAATTGTGGCATATCTCGGAGGACGAGATCAAGAGACGCTGTGTCATGGTGAACGTGGATGTGCCACATCGCTATTTCGAGCAAGGACGTAGCGTGATCGCTTTTTCCGGGCACTATGGGAATTGGGAGATGATGTATTCTTATAAGTTGTGGGAGAAGGATATAGAGTTGATCCCGATTTATAAACCGATACATAATAAAATCTTTGACCGGATGACTTGTAAAATTAGGAGCCGCTTCGGGGCCACGCCTTTGGCAAAAGCGGATACGCTGCGGGTGATGTTAAGGAATCAACAGGAAGGAAAGATTACGATGACCGGATTTATCGGAGACCAGACGCCTAACCGACGTTCTCTTCATTTTTGGACTCGTTTCCTGAATCAAGATACGGCCGTGCTGGAGGGTACGGAAAAGATTGCCCGAAAGTTGAATCAGCCGGTGGTTTTCGTGAATATGCGTAAAGTGAAACGAGGTTATTATCATGCCGAGTTTTACGACCTGTGTTCTGATCCGAAAAGTTTAGAACCGGGGGAATTGACTCGAATGCATATCCGGATGTTGGAACGTTTTATTCGAGAGGAGCCGGCGTATTGGCTGTGGTCTCATCGGCGCTGGAAGCATAAAAGGGTGGTTGTGGCATAAAAAAATCCAGGACTGAAATCCTGGATTTTTTATGAAGTAATGTTTTAATACTATTTCATTGCTTCTTCGATTGAAACCGCAACAGCAACGGTGGCTCCAACCATCGGATTGTTACCCATTCCGAGGAATCCCATCATTTCCACGTGTGCGGGAACAGAGGATGAACCTGCAAACTGTGCGTCTCCGTGCATACGGCCAAGCGTGTCAGTGAACCCGTAACTAGCAGGACCAGCTGCCATGTTGTCCGGGTGAAGGGTACGTCCGGTACCACCACCAGAGGCAACTGAGAAGTATTTTTTTCCGGTTTCCATACACTCTTTCTTGTATGTTCCGGCAACCGGGTGTTGGAAGCGGGTCGGGTTGGTTGAGTTTCCGGTGATGGAAACGTCGACTCCCTCGTGGCGCATGATGGCTACACCCTCCCGAACATCGTCAGCCCCGTAACATCTTACTTGGGCGCGTTCGCCTTTAGAGTATGCTTTTTCTTTTACGATTTTCAATTCTCCGGTGTAGTAGTCGAATTCGGTTTGCACGTAAGTGAAGCCGTTGATACGAGAGATGATCATGGCTGCATCTTTACCCAAGCCGTTCAAGATCACTTTCAACGGTTGTTGACGTACTTTGTTGGCTGATTTTGCAATACCGATAGCTCCTTCTGCCGCGGCGAAAGATTCGTGTCCGGCAAGGAATGCGAAACATTTGGTTTCTTCACGAAGCAACATGGCAGCCAGGTTACCGTGGCCTAAACCCACTTTACGATCGGCAGCGACAGATCCCGGTATACAGAATGACTGCAAACCTTCTCCGATAGCTTCTGCGGCTTCTGCTGCTTTTTTGCATCCTTTTTTGATTGCGATAGCTGCACCGACTACATAAGCCCAAGCCGCATTCTCGAACGCGATGGGTTGAATGTCTTTACACATTTTGTACGGGTCGATCCCTTGGGCATCGCAGATGGCTTTTGCATCCTCGATGTCTTTTATTCCGTAATTATTTAGAACCGCGTTAATTTGATTAATCCGACGGTCGTAACTTTCAAATAAAGCCATAATTCATTTTAGATTTTATGATTTTAGATTTTAGAATTCGAGTTGGTACTTTCAATTTAAAATCTAAAATTTACAATTTACAATTAGTTTATTCTTGACGCGGATCGATGTATTTTACGGCATCCGCGAAACGACCGTATGATCCGGTTGCTTTTTCGACAGCTTCTTTGGGATCAATACCTTTTTTCAACATATCAGTGAATTTACCCAAGTGGATGAACTCGTAACCGATAACCTCTCCGTCTTCGTCAAGTCCCATGCGAGTTACGTATCCCTCGGCCATTTCAAGGTAACGGGTTCCTTTAGCCTTGGTTCCGAACATGGTTCCGACCTGGCTTCTCATGCCCTTACCCAAATCTTCAAGGCTGGCCCCGATGGGAAGTCCGCCTTCCGAGAAAGCGCTTTGGCTACGACCGTAAACGATTTGCAGGAAGAGTTCGCGCATGGCCGTGTTGATAGCATCACAAACGAGATCCGTGTTCAAGGCTTCCAGTAAAGTTTTACCCGGTAAAATCTCGGAGGCCATAGCTGCGGAGTGTGTCATTCCAGAACAACCGATTGTCTCGATCAATGCTTCTTCGATAATCCCGTCCTTGATGTTCAGGGTCAATTTGCAGGCTCCCTGTTGCGGGGCGCACCAGCCGATACCGTGAGTCAATCCTGAAATGTCTTTGATCTCTTTAGAACGAACCCATTTCCCCTCTTCTGGGATAGGTGCCGGACCATGATTCGGTCCTTTTTTCACAACACACATGTGTTGTACTTCATGTGAGTAAATCATTGTTTTTGTTTTTTGTTGATATATTGTTAAATACCTTGCTTTTGTTTTAAAACCGGGCAAAATTAACACATTTGTTTTGGATAAAAAACATCTTATAAAACATAAAATCGTGCATACGTTTGCATGACAAGGTGTTGTGATATAATGTATTACTGATGGGATTCCGATAGGGAGGAAATAATGATTGTTATGTTTGGCTTTTTGTTGCTTTATGCCTAATTTTGAGGAATAAAATGTAAGAGGATGAAAAAGTTGTTATTTATTTGGCTTGTTGGAGTGTTGGTTTTCTTTTTCGAAAGTTGTAATGAGGCCCGGCAGGCAAAGTACGTGTTCTATTTTATCGGTGACGGCATGGGGGTGAATCAGGTGAACGGGACAGAAATGTATTTGGCCGAACTGGATAGTGTTGTCGGGGTGAAAGGGTTGAATTTTGCCAGTTTCCCGATTCGCAATTATGTAACGACTTATTCTTCTTATAATGGTGTTACTTGTTCTGCTGCCGCTGGAACAGCCTTGGCTACCGGGGAGAAGACAAAGAATAACACGATCGGGATGGATAAGGATCAGAAGGAACCTTTATACAGTGTTGCCGTGCGGGCAAAAGAGGCCGGACGTAAAGTAGGGATTATTACCAGTGTCGGGATGAATCATGCAACTCCGGCAGCGTTTTACGGGCATCAACCTCGGCGGACGATGTATTTCGAGTTGGGGAAAGATGCTATCAGGACCGGGTTTGATTTATATGGCGGTGGAGGTATTATTCAATCCGTATCCCCGAAAGATTCTGCGAATCTTTTTGATTTGTTGCATGAGTCGGGATATTTGGTCGTTCGGGGAAACGAGATGTTTCGGGAAAAAATGGTCGAGTCGTCTAAATTGGTTGTTATTCAAGGCGGTCCCCAGACGACGTTACCATACGCGATAGACCGGGAAGAGGATGACCTCACGTTAAGTCAGATGACAGAAGGGGCGATTGAATTTTTAAACCGGGGAAAGGAGGGCTTTTTCCTGATGGTGGAAGGTGGTTTGATTGATTACGCTTGTCATGTGAATGATGCAGCCACGACTTTTCGAGAAGTGGTAGATTTTGCTGATGCGGTACAAAAAGCATACGAGTTTTATTTGAAACATCCGGACGAGACATTGATCGTGGTTACTGCCGATCACGAGACGGGAGGGATCGTTCTCGGGACTGGCTCGTATCAATTGAATCTTCGGGTATTGGAGAATCAGAGGGTGTCTCTGGAGAAATTGACTCGTGAAATTCGGGAATTACGAGATATGAAGAGTAATCAGGTGGAGTGGGAGAATGTACAGGAAGTTCTGGCGAAGAATTTAGGTTTTTGGAACATGGTGAATTTATCAACGGAAGACGAACAGGCCTTGAAAAATTGTTATCGGGAAACATTCTCGGGCAAGACCGTTGAAATGGTTAAAAATTTGTATTCGGAGAATGAGCCGATCGCTCAATTGTCCATCAATATACTGAATCGTCTTGCCAAGATTAGTTGGGCTAGTGGGGGACATTCGGCAGGTGTTGTTCCGGTATATGCTATCGGTGTTGGTGCGGAACGGTTTAATGGACGTTTGGATAACACGGATATTCCTAAAATAATTAGGGCTTTAGCGAAATACGAATAATAACTTGATTAACATTGTTTGTTTTTTATTAAGTATTGTTGGGTGGCGTGATGTCGTTGAATTTAATTTCTTTATCAGTTTTATTTCGTCAATAAAATTGATAGAATGGAAAAGCGAGAGATTACTGGTGTACAAGGTCAAGTTAACAATATTGAGGTAATATTCAAAGAGTATTACGGCTCTCTTTGTTATTTCGCTTCCCGGTTCTTGAAGGACGAGGAGGTGATAGAGGATCTTGTACAAGATGTTTTTATTACTCTGTTGGAGAAAAAAATGTTTTTCCAATCCGAAGTCCATTTGAAGAACTTCTTGTATTTATCTATTCGAAACTCTTGTTTAAATTATATCCGTAGTACTCGTTCTAAGGATCGATACATTGCTTCATTGGCTTATGAAGAGCAGGCTGAAAATTTTGAGGAAAGTATTATTTTGACTGAAATCCATCGGGAATTGGCTGCTGCTGTTGAGAAATTACCGGAGGAGTGTCGGAAAGTATTTCAGCTTTGTTATTTTCAAGGGTTGGATAATGAAAGTGCCGCACAAGAACTAGGTTTGAGTGTTAACACGGTAAAAGCGCAAAAAGCCCGCGGGAAAAAAATTTTAAGAGAAAATTTGAAAGATATTCTCTCATTGTTAATGTTGCTAAATCCTTTATTCTGAGGGATGATGAGGTATGTGATAATTTAGGAATAAGGAGTAAATCGTATTTTTTTTTGAAAAAATGAGATTCCGTTTAATCCTTTTGGGGGTGGGTCGTGTAATAATAGTGTATGAAAAATAATAGCAACACATATCTGTATGACATTGCCGCAATAATATTAGCGTATTTGCGGAATGAAATAGATGAGGAAGGACAACAAAAGCTGAATGCATGGTTGAAAGAGTCCGATTCTCATGAAGCTCTTTTCGTCCGGATTCTGGATGAAAAGATGCAATATGAAGATATTCAAAAAATATTATCTTATAATGCAGGTGGCGCCTGGCAGGTTGTGAAACAAAAAGCAGCCCAGAGAAAAAGAAGAAAGCATTTGATGAGGATATATCAAATTGCGGCTGTTGTGGTGGTTGTTTTGGGAGTAGCAATGACTTTCTTTTTAAAAGAGGAAACTGCGGTTGTTCCGGTAGTTAAGGTAGAGAATATTACTCCGGGACGTTCTATTGCTAAATTAACTGTAGCATCTGGAGATGTTTATCATTTGGATTCGTTGAAGCAGGTCGATTTGGCGGTTTCTTTGGCGGCAAATGATGGGAAAGAGGTCGTTTTTACCGATCGGCAATTAGCGGAAAATGTAAAGGAAATAAGATATAATAAGATTGAGATTCCGAGAGGAGGAGAATATAAAATTACGTTAGGGGATGGGACCCGAGTGTATTTGAACGCACAAACGGAACTGCGTTTTCCCGAAAGTTTTGCTAATAGTGAGCAACGTTTGGTGTATCTATCGGGGGAGGCTTATTTTGAAGTCGCTAAAAATCAGTCGAAACCTTTTATTGTGCAATGTCGGGATTATGCGGTGAAAGTTTTGGGAACATCGTTCAACGTGAATAGTTATGAGGATGATAAGACTTCTAAAACGACGTTAGCTACGGGTAAGGTCGAAATTAATATGGGAGGAAAATTAACTATTCTAAAGCCTGGTCATCAGGCGATTATAAAAGATGGGAAGGTGAGCGTGGAGGAGGTTGATGTGGAAGTGTATACGACTTGGATGTACGAGAATTTCCGGTTCAAAAGTGAGAGTGTTCAGGAAATTATGACGAAACTTTCCCGTTGGTATGCGGTTGATGTGTTTTACATGAACGAGTCCGTCAAGAATTATCATTTTACCGGATACTTACCTCGTTATGCCAAGATTACCGATGTGTTGGAATTATTGAGTTTAACAACAAATATAAAATTTGATGTGAAAGGTAGAACTGTGACAGTGATGGAGAAGTTGTGAAAACCATAAAGCCGAAGCTGCAACTCCGGCTTTATAAAAAATGTGTACTAAAATAAACCCCAAGGGGATTTCACAAATATAAAACTTTTTCTCCACAAACAAAATGATGTGTTTCAAACAATGAAAAATAATTTCGTTGAAGAACTGTGTTATGTATAAATTTTTCGAGTTTTAATAAACATCAATTGCTTGGATTGAAGGCAGATTCACGAGAATCTGCTGGAAAGTCCAGGAAGATGTGTGCAAAAATGACCTAAATAAATTATCGATGAGAAGAAAAATTAAAAACTGGGTGAGCAGGTGTAGCAAGTTGTCATTAGGCTGCAAACTAATGATGGTGTTGTTACTATTTACACATTTTGCGTTTTCAAGTGAAAATGCGTTTGGCCAACAGACTATTACTGTACAGTTTGAAAAGCAATCGTTGAGTGAAGTGCTAAGTGTACTAAAACAAAAGACATCTTTCGAGTTCTTGTATAACGATGAGGAAATCAAAAGTGTCACGAATATCACTCGCTCTTTCACGAATGCATCTATACAGGATGTTCTGAAATCTTGCCTTACGGGGACTAAGTACAGTTTTAAGATCGTGGATAACCTGATCGTGATAACTCCGGATGATAAAAAGAAAGACGGGGTTGAGAAATTCGTTGTGAAAGGTAAGGTCGTTGATGATGCCGGACAGACGTTGCCTGGGGTAACGATCTTGTTGAAAGGAACTACGATTGGTGTGGTGACGGATATTGACGGGAAGTTTAAGATGGAGTTGCCGAAACAGGATTCTTTGATCTTGATCTTCTCTTTCGTGGGTATGGAAACCCAGCATTTAGATGTTAATAAGATGAAGGATCTGAGTAAAGAAGTAACCGTTCGCATGAAAGCAGACGTGACGGAGATGGATGAGGTGGTGGTGACCGGATACGGGCAGATCAAGAAACAAAGTTTTACGGGGAGCTCTGTGACAGTGAAAAAAGAAGATTTGTTGAAAGTTTCACAAACAAATGTAATTGCAGCTTTGCAGACTTTTGATCCTTCTTTTCGTATTGCCACGAATAATCAATGGGGATCAGATCCGAATGCGATGCCTGAAATGTATATTCGTGGACGTTCCGGTATTGGAGTGAAAGAATTGGATCCGAATTACACAACGAAAGGTAATTTGGAGAATAACCCGAACTTACCGACGTTTATCATGGATGGGTTTGAGGTAGATGTACAGAAAGTGTACGATATGGACCCGAACCGGATTGAGAGTATCACAATTTTGAAAGATGCCGCTGCGACGGCCATGTATGGATCCCGTGCAGCTAACGGTGTGGTGGTCATCACGACAGTAGCCCCGAAACCGGGTGAGGTGACGGTTACTTATTCTTTGACAGGTGGAGTGACTTTCCCGGATTTATCGGATTATAATTTAGCTAATGCAGAGGAAAAGTTGGAAATTGAACGTCTCGCAGGGCTGTATGATCCTGAAGAAGGAGCCACAAGTATCAGTAAACAGGATTCTTATTGGAGAAGGTATAAGAATATTGCAGAAGGAGCAGATACGGATTGGATTTCAAAGCCGTTGAGAAATGCGGTCACTCATAAACACAGTCTGTATATTGAAGGTGGAAATTCG from Butyricimonas virosa encodes the following:
- a CDS encoding transposase; the encoded protein is MSVATKSSGLSRHTIEEKIEAVRQRIFQESSFRELQERHGICSATLSVWIKKYKAEVLRRFPVKDLPLYVLKYQETMTTEEENELTRLRRENEDLKLLHEANLLMIDMAKERFGIDIKKNYEEMLSGGCLKEVPGVKGNDE
- a CDS encoding IS3 family transposase; the protein is MCGHFGYSKQAYYRGQRAGDKLERECYLLSLVRDIREDMPNLGGVKLWKKLNSSGVQVGRDELYRLLRAHDLMVKHEKRRVVTTDSSGWFRQFPNLVKGLEIKRHNQVWVSDITYVDTLSGFVFLSLVTDAYSRRIMGWFVHDKLNTEGPLNALYRAFLQVRASEIEGTIHHSDRGVQYCSYQYNTTLGMKRMNTSMTQDGSPYDNAIAERVNGILKREWLEQEVFVNIEQVRVRVEKVVALYNGQRPHFSIGLNTPDSIYRDLTGKFAFHMY
- a CDS encoding lysophospholipid acyltransferase family protein; this encodes MKLLVNLCSYLGYGMLWGVSFLPLPVMYLMTDVLFVILFYGVHYRRKVVDMNLRNSFPEKSEEERKRIARKYYRHLCDTFAEFYKLWHISEDEIKRRCVMVNVDVPHRYFEQGRSVIAFSGHYGNWEMMYSYKLWEKDIELIPIYKPIHNKIFDRMTCKIRSRFGATPLAKADTLRVMLRNQQEGKITMTGFIGDQTPNRRSLHFWTRFLNQDTAVLEGTEKIARKLNQPVVFVNMRKVKRGYYHAEFYDLCSDPKSLEPGELTRMHIRMLERFIREEPAYWLWSHRRWKHKRVVVA
- a CDS encoding GGGtGRT protein; its protein translation is MALFESYDRRINQINAVLNNYGIKDIEDAKAICDAQGIDPYKMCKDIQPIAFENAAWAYVVGAAIAIKKGCKKAAEAAEAIGEGLQSFCIPGSVAADRKVGLGHGNLAAMLLREETKCFAFLAGHESFAAAEGAIGIAKSANKVRQQPLKVILNGLGKDAAMIISRINGFTYVQTEFDYYTGELKIVKEKAYSKGERAQVRCYGADDVREGVAIMRHEGVDVSITGNSTNPTRFQHPVAGTYKKECMETGKKYFSVASGGGTGRTLHPDNMAAGPASYGFTDTLGRMHGDAQFAGSSSVPAHVEMMGFLGMGNNPMVGATVAVAVSIEEAMK
- a CDS encoding iron-sulfur cluster assembly scaffold protein; this translates as MIYSHEVQHMCVVKKGPNHGPAPIPEEGKWVRSKEIKDISGLTHGIGWCAPQQGACKLTLNIKDGIIEEALIETIGCSGMTHSAAMASEILPGKTLLEALNTDLVCDAINTAMRELFLQIVYGRSQSAFSEGGLPIGASLEDLGKGMRSQVGTMFGTKAKGTRYLEMAEGYVTRMGLDEDGEVIGYEFIHLGKFTDMLKKGIDPKEAVEKATGSYGRFADAVKYIDPRQE
- a CDS encoding alkaline phosphatase; this encodes MKKLLFIWLVGVLVFFFESCNEARQAKYVFYFIGDGMGVNQVNGTEMYLAELDSVVGVKGLNFASFPIRNYVTTYSSYNGVTCSAAAGTALATGEKTKNNTIGMDKDQKEPLYSVAVRAKEAGRKVGIITSVGMNHATPAAFYGHQPRRTMYFELGKDAIRTGFDLYGGGGIIQSVSPKDSANLFDLLHESGYLVVRGNEMFREKMVESSKLVVIQGGPQTTLPYAIDREEDDLTLSQMTEGAIEFLNRGKEGFFLMVEGGLIDYACHVNDAATTFREVVDFADAVQKAYEFYLKHPDETLIVVTADHETGGIVLGTGSYQLNLRVLENQRVSLEKLTREIRELRDMKSNQVEWENVQEVLAKNLGFWNMVNLSTEDEQALKNCYRETFSGKTVEMVKNLYSENEPIAQLSINILNRLAKISWASGGHSAGVVPVYAIGVGAERFNGRLDNTDIPKIIRALAKYE
- a CDS encoding RNA polymerase sigma-70 factor, translating into MEKREITGVQGQVNNIEVIFKEYYGSLCYFASRFLKDEEVIEDLVQDVFITLLEKKMFFQSEVHLKNFLYLSIRNSCLNYIRSTRSKDRYIASLAYEEQAENFEESIILTEIHRELAAAVEKLPEECRKVFQLCYFQGLDNESAAQELGLSVNTVKAQKARGKKILRENLKDILSLLMLLNPLF
- a CDS encoding FecR family protein; this encodes MKNNSNTYLYDIAAIILAYLRNEIDEEGQQKLNAWLKESDSHEALFVRILDEKMQYEDIQKILSYNAGGAWQVVKQKAAQRKRRKHLMRIYQIAAVVVVVLGVAMTFFLKEETAVVPVVKVENITPGRSIAKLTVASGDVYHLDSLKQVDLAVSLAANDGKEVVFTDRQLAENVKEIRYNKIEIPRGGEYKITLGDGTRVYLNAQTELRFPESFANSEQRLVYLSGEAYFEVAKNQSKPFIVQCRDYAVKVLGTSFNVNSYEDDKTSKTTLATGKVEINMGGKLTILKPGHQAIIKDGKVSVEEVDVEVYTTWMYENFRFKSESVQEIMTKLSRWYAVDVFYMNESVKNYHFTGYLPRYAKITDVLELLSLTTNIKFDVKGRTVTVMEKL